In Oryzias melastigma strain HK-1 linkage group LG16, ASM292280v2, whole genome shotgun sequence, a single genomic region encodes these proteins:
- the pou3f1 gene encoding POU domain, class 3, transcription factor 1, with product MATTAQYIPRNNSLPSNPLMHPDSDRMHQGTTYREVQKMMHHEYLQGLAATNTGHPMSLTHHQWLPTSNTDWSSGTHIGQQEHKASVQASREDLSSGFHHRSHLVHQQTQSAHHGSWAPSTTHHLSPLSPASNGHQSLVYSQPGYTNLNAMLSPQPGALHHGMRDPLHDDTGSHDNQMESPQQAFSHHQDHSDEDAPSSDDLEQFAKQFKQRRIKLGFTQADVGLALGTLYGNVFSQTTICRFEALQLSFKNMCKLKPLLNKWLEETDSNTGSPTNLDKIAAQGRKRKKRTSIEVGVKGALENHFLKCPKPSAHEISTLAGTLQLEKEVVRVWFCNRRQKEKRMTPVGVPHPNMEDVYSQAETPPLHRSLQSPVQ from the coding sequence ATGGCGACAACAGCTCAGTATATTCCGAGGAATAACTCCTTGCCGTCCAACCCGCTCATGCATCCGGATTCGGACAGGATGCACCAGGGGACGACTTACAGAGAAGTGCAGAAAATGATGCACCACGAGTACTTGCAGGGGCTCGCGGCGACTAACACGGGACACCCGATGAGCCTGACGCACCACCAGTGGCTGCCCACCTCCAACACCGACTGGTCCAGCGGTACCCACATCGGGCAGCAGGAGCACAAAGCCAGCGTGCAGGCGAGCAGGGAGGACCTGAGCAGCGGCTTCCACCACAGATCTCACCTGGTGCACCAGCAGACGCAGAGCGCGCACCATGGCTCCTGGGCGCCCTCCACGACGCACCACCTCTCCCCGCTGTCCCCCGCATCCAACGGTCACCAGTCGCTGGTGTACTCCCAGCCTGGATACACAAACCTCAACGCGATGCTGAGTCCCCAGCCCGGCGCCCTCCACCACGGCATGCGGGACCCGCTGCACGACGACACGGGCAGCCACGACAACCAGATGGAGTCGCCGCAGCAGGCGTTCAGCCACCACCAGGACCACTCGGACGAGGACGCGCCCAGCTCCGACGACCTGGAGCAGTTCGCGAAGCAGTTCAAGCAGCGGCGGATCAAACTGGGCTTTACGCAGGCGGACGTGGGCTTGGCCTTAGGCACCCTGTATGGAAACGTCTTTTCTCAGACCACAATCTGCAGGTTTGAGGCGCTGCAGCTCAGCTTCAAGAACATGTGCAAACTTAAGCCGCTCCTTAACAAGTGGCTGGAGGAGACAGACTCGAACACGGGCAGCCCCACCAATTTGGACAAGATTGCTGCGCAGGGCAGGAAACGAAAGAAGAGGACCTCCATTGAGGTGGGGGTGAAAGGGGCGCTGGAAAACCATTTCTTAAAATGCCCAAAGCCATCTGCTCATGAAATCAGCACTTTAGCCGGCACTCTGCAGCTGGAAAAAGAGGTAGTCCGCGTTTGGTTTTGCAACagaagacaaaaagagaaaagaatgacACCAGTGGGGGTCCCTCATCCGAACATGGAGGACGTATATTCCCAAGCAGAGACCCCTCCTCTACACCGCTCACTACAGAGTCCGGTGCAGTGA